In Thermococcus sp. JdF3, a genomic segment contains:
- a CDS encoding DUF302 domain-containing protein yields MEGEFYYVRRFDEDLDFIWERFKRKLEEAGFLLIGERIPVAITEGADGIIADYHLLFICHSELVEELVKIDPNIGALLPCTGFGYRREDGNYLGVTLPSVAWKIAGERVVELMRPMEEQVKEIIDSL; encoded by the coding sequence GTGGAGGGTGAGTTCTACTACGTCAGGCGCTTTGATGAGGATCTGGACTTCATCTGGGAGCGCTTTAAGAGGAAGCTCGAGGAAGCTGGCTTCCTTTTAATCGGAGAGAGGATCCCGGTGGCCATAACGGAGGGGGCGGACGGAATAATCGCCGACTATCACCTGCTCTTCATCTGCCACAGTGAGCTGGTTGAGGAGCTGGTCAAGATAGACCCCAACATCGGCGCTCTCCTTCCCTGCACCGGCTTCGGCTACCGCAGAGAGGATGGGAACTACCTTGGCGTAACCCTGCCGAGCGTCGCCTGGAAGATCGCCGGCGAGAGGGTCGTCGAGCTGATGCGCCCGATGGAGGAGCAGGTGAAGGAGATTATTGATTCGTTATAG
- a CDS encoding SLC13 family permease, with translation MAGSSSRTTALQRRLGDTAVERLKDFARREWFLTALLLLYLVLVLHDPALPGRTPGLVDWKSLALITSLILVSKGLELSGVFTRLSIRLISLSGGSERKLMLLLIPIIAISSAVIMNDTAMLVFIPLVVITARLAGINTARAVTLSAIAANVGSALTPIGNPQNIIIWNAYGISFLGFVRAMLLPVGIWLAVLLLFTLTIREGPVSIGRLPPVAVKRRLFVASLGLLVSDVILAEAGRGLWTLPLTLFVLLIAGREALLGFDWALVLTFAFIFIDFSEIAGLLSDLTLPTGGLGLFLASAGLSQLISNVPATVVFLTSRPDWLPLALGVNLGGTGIIIGSLANLIALRISGIGMADFHRFSIPYFLLALGVSILIILL, from the coding sequence ATGGCAGGGAGCTCATCCCGGACTACGGCCTTACAGAGGAGGTTAGGAGACACGGCGGTTGAAAGACTGAAGGACTTCGCCAGGCGGGAGTGGTTCCTTACGGCGCTACTGCTGCTCTACCTAGTCCTGGTTCTCCACGACCCCGCCCTTCCCGGCAGAACCCCGGGGTTGGTGGACTGGAAGAGCCTGGCCCTGATAACGTCGCTCATACTGGTCTCAAAGGGCCTTGAGCTGTCGGGGGTCTTCACCCGCCTTTCCATACGGCTCATCTCGCTCTCCGGCGGCTCGGAGAGGAAGCTGATGCTTCTCCTTATCCCCATCATAGCTATCTCCTCCGCAGTGATAATGAACGACACCGCGATGCTCGTGTTCATCCCCCTCGTCGTCATCACCGCCCGTCTGGCCGGGATAAACACCGCCCGCGCCGTTACGCTTTCGGCAATAGCGGCGAACGTCGGTTCTGCCCTGACGCCAATCGGCAATCCCCAGAACATCATAATCTGGAACGCCTATGGCATCTCCTTTCTGGGATTTGTCCGGGCGATGCTCCTCCCGGTGGGCATCTGGCTCGCTGTCCTGCTGCTCTTCACACTCACGATACGGGAAGGGCCTGTATCCATTGGGAGGCTGCCTCCCGTGGCGGTTAAAAGGAGGCTTTTCGTTGCTTCACTCGGCCTTCTGGTTTCGGACGTGATTCTCGCCGAGGCCGGCAGGGGGCTGTGGACGCTTCCTCTGACCCTGTTTGTGCTCCTCATAGCTGGAAGGGAAGCCCTGCTCGGCTTTGACTGGGCGCTGGTTCTCACCTTCGCGTTCATTTTCATAGACTTCAGCGAGATTGCCGGCCTGCTTTCAGACCTAACCCTGCCCACGGGCGGATTGGGTCTCTTCCTGGCCTCTGCGGGGCTTAGCCAGCTCATCAGCAACGTTCCCGCGACCGTGGTCTTCCTGACCTCCAGACCCGACTGGCTCCCCCTTGCCCTCGGTGTGAACCTCGGGGGAACGGGGATAATAATCGGCTCACTCGCCAACCTCATAGCCCTCCGCATCTCCGGAATTGGTATGGCAGACTTCCACAGGTTTTCGATTCCGTACTTTCTGCTCGCCCTCGGGGTTTCGATTCTGATAATCCTGCTCTGA
- a CDS encoding heavy-metal-associated domain-containing protein, giving the protein MTEVVLKIPNMSCRHCVMRITKAIESVGAKGEVSLEEKKAVVHFDPGRVRLEEIIKAIERYGYEVEVA; this is encoded by the coding sequence ATGACCGAGGTTGTATTGAAGATACCGAACATGAGCTGCAGGCACTGCGTTATGAGGATAACCAAGGCGATAGAGAGCGTCGGTGCAAAGGGTGAAGTCAGCCTTGAGGAAAAGAAGGCCGTTGTCCATTTCGACCCGGGAAGGGTTCGCCTGGAGGAGATAATCAAGGCTATAGAGAGGTACGGCTACGAAGTGGAGGTGGCCTGA
- a CDS encoding DMT family transporter: MTHHYGYVGALLAAVLFGISSTLNKIALRDVHPMVVAGSIYLTAGVVLMLLRFTPIKERLLRRLEFRVKTRGSFSRRDLQILALVVLFGSFLAPIFFMFGLERTTAVNASLLLNTETLFTVLIAIAVFKEKAHRRGVAGILLILIGAVVVSTENLGAVQLAENLIGNILVVLAGFFWALDNNLSKLLSLKRDLLLVTSLKGLLGGTALLGLAFLLGIPLSVPLGSLPYVLTVGAFSIGFSIVLFLFALREIGAMRTGAIFSTSSLIGAFFAFLVLGESFTAIKAFFGALMLAGVYLLSAE; this comes from the coding sequence ATGACGCACCACTACGGTTATGTTGGGGCCTTGCTTGCGGCGGTTCTCTTTGGGATAAGCTCCACCCTGAACAAGATTGCCCTCAGGGATGTTCACCCGATGGTGGTCGCCGGGAGCATCTATCTGACGGCTGGAGTCGTCCTCATGCTCCTCCGCTTTACCCCGATTAAAGAGAGGCTCCTCAGGAGGCTCGAGTTCAGGGTCAAAACACGGGGGTCATTTTCAAGACGCGACCTTCAGATACTGGCGCTGGTGGTTCTCTTCGGCTCATTCCTGGCCCCGATTTTCTTCATGTTCGGCCTTGAGAGGACCACCGCGGTCAACGCTTCCCTGCTCCTTAACACGGAAACGCTCTTCACCGTGCTGATTGCCATAGCTGTTTTCAAGGAGAAGGCACACAGACGGGGCGTTGCAGGCATCCTGCTCATCCTGATTGGGGCGGTCGTTGTTTCAACGGAAAATTTGGGGGCCGTCCAGCTGGCAGAAAACCTCATAGGCAACATTCTGGTCGTTCTGGCCGGATTTTTCTGGGCCCTCGACAACAACCTGAGCAAGCTCCTGAGCCTCAAGCGGGATCTGCTGCTCGTGACGTCCCTGAAGGGGCTGCTTGGGGGAACCGCCCTCCTGGGCCTGGCGTTTCTCCTGGGAATTCCCCTGAGTGTTCCGCTCGGGAGCCTTCCTTATGTGCTGACGGTCGGGGCCTTCAGCATCGGCTTTTCCATCGTGCTGTTCCTGTTTGCCCTTAGGGAGATCGGGGCGATGAGAACGGGGGCGATTTTCTCGACGTCCTCGTTGATTGGTGCTTTCTTCGCTTTTCTTGTTCTCGGTGAGAGCTTCACCGCCATTAAAGCGTTCTTCGGCGCCCTCATGCTCGCCGGCGTCTATCTGCTGTCTGCGGAGTAG
- the sufC gene encoding Fe-S cluster assembly ATPase SufC: MLKVENLHAKVADKEILKGVDFELASGELHVVMGPNGSGKSTLALTIAGHPRYSVTEGRILFDGEDITGAKPEERARKGIFLSFQHPVEVEGVKVINFLQRTLKNLQGIDEVEAYDRVFQAVEELGLDSSMLSRELNVGFSGGERKKLEMLQAYLVKPKLLILDEPDSGVDVDSLKVIAGVIARLHSEGTGILLITHYGRILEYLNPQRVHVLKEGKMVVSGGMELVKLIEEEGFAAVEDNGAAVKA; this comes from the coding sequence ATGCTGAAAGTGGAAAATCTCCATGCTAAGGTTGCCGATAAGGAAATTCTGAAGGGAGTGGATTTTGAACTCGCATCGGGCGAGCTTCACGTTGTCATGGGGCCCAACGGGAGCGGAAAGAGCACGCTGGCTTTAACGATAGCCGGACATCCGAGGTACAGCGTTACCGAGGGGAGGATACTGTTCGACGGGGAGGACATAACCGGGGCAAAGCCCGAGGAGAGGGCCAGGAAGGGCATCTTCCTCAGCTTCCAGCATCCGGTTGAGGTCGAGGGCGTCAAGGTCATCAACTTCCTCCAGAGGACGCTGAAGAACCTGCAGGGGATAGACGAGGTTGAGGCCTACGACAGGGTTTTCCAGGCCGTGGAGGAGCTGGGCCTCGACAGTTCAATGCTCTCAAGGGAGCTCAACGTCGGCTTTTCCGGTGGCGAGAGGAAAAAGCTCGAGATGCTTCAGGCTTACCTTGTGAAGCCCAAGCTCCTTATCCTCGATGAGCCCGACAGCGGTGTTGACGTTGATTCCCTCAAAGTCATTGCGGGGGTAATAGCCAGGCTCCACAGCGAGGGAACTGGCATTCTGCTCATCACGCATTACGGCAGGATCCTTGAGTACCTCAACCCCCAGCGCGTTCACGTTCTCAAAGAGGGAAAAATGGTTGTCTCGGGCGGAATGGAGCTGGTGAAGCTCATTGAGGAGGAAGGCTTCGCGGCGGTGGAGGACAATGGGGCAGCAGTCAAGGCTTGA
- a CDS encoding YHS domain-containing protein, with amino-acid sequence MPIDPVCGMEVSEDTGLKVEYGGKVYYFCSPGCKAEFEANPEKYAGMEGMEHSHHSHGGHHGHRRGHRMGGCHH; translated from the coding sequence ATGCCGATTGACCCAGTCTGTGGGATGGAGGTAAGTGAGGACACCGGGCTCAAGGTCGAATACGGCGGGAAGGTCTACTACTTCTGCTCTCCTGGATGCAAGGCGGAGTTCGAGGCAAATCCCGAAAAATACGCCGGAATGGAGGGCATGGAGCACTCCCATCACTCCCACGGCGGTCATCACGGACACCGCAGGGGGCACCGCATGGGCGGCTGTCACCACTAA
- a CDS encoding FTR1 family protein, which yields MSVGAFLITFREALEAAIIVAIIIAYLRRTNRANQIRDVWIGTALSVGVSVLLGAGILKFYGGLAEKELFEGVASYLAVIVLTSMIYWMATKGKDIRVEIESRVRRSISPFALIGFTFIVVFREGLETVLFLTPFMTQNLTGTLLGLIGGLTGALVLAYLIYGVGMRIDLKRFFYYSSILLVFVAAGLAGYGTHELIEWAEEEGYSLGVFSAEAYDLGIPSGSIWHHKGAVGSVFAVLFGYSTSMEWGRVIVQFGYLITALYLVLRAYGKEPVLNREKKAAESAA from the coding sequence ATGAGCGTTGGCGCTTTCCTCATAACCTTCAGGGAGGCCCTTGAGGCGGCCATAATCGTGGCGATAATAATAGCCTACCTGCGAAGGACAAACAGGGCGAACCAGATAAGGGACGTGTGGATAGGCACCGCTCTGTCGGTTGGCGTCAGCGTCCTCCTTGGAGCTGGCATACTAAAGTTCTACGGCGGTTTGGCCGAGAAGGAGCTCTTTGAAGGGGTGGCCTCTTACCTCGCCGTGATAGTCCTCACAAGCATGATCTACTGGATGGCCACAAAGGGGAAGGACATCAGGGTGGAGATAGAGAGCAGGGTAAGGAGGTCAATATCCCCGTTCGCCCTGATAGGCTTCACTTTCATCGTGGTTTTCAGGGAGGGGCTTGAGACAGTCCTGTTCCTTACGCCCTTCATGACCCAGAATCTGACGGGGACGCTTCTCGGCCTTATCGGGGGGCTGACGGGGGCACTCGTGCTGGCTTATCTGATATACGGCGTGGGGATGCGCATAGACCTGAAGAGGTTCTTTTACTACAGCTCCATCCTGCTGGTATTCGTTGCCGCGGGACTTGCCGGATACGGCACGCACGAGCTGATAGAATGGGCAGAGGAGGAGGGTTATTCCCTCGGGGTTTTCTCTGCTGAAGCCTACGACCTCGGGATTCCGAGCGGTAGCATCTGGCACCACAAAGGGGCTGTCGGCTCGGTCTTTGCCGTGCTCTTCGGCTATTCCACCAGCATGGAGTGGGGCAGGGTGATTGTACAGTTTGGCTACCTCATAACGGCGCTCTATCTGGTGCTCAGGGCATACGGTAAGGAACCGGTGCTGAACCGAGAGAAAAAGGCCGCGGAGAGCGCGGCCTGA
- a CDS encoding PHB depolymerase family esterase yields the protein MERKHKREIILLAVLILLLLASLSYNRVLRKTRLYPGDVRGSIVVDGLERTFILHLPANFSEDEHLPLIIALHGGGGTGFDMERLTRGGFNELADRDRFVVVYPDGIERHWNDGRNLSRYRAQRENIDDVAFILALIDFFVNEYGVNRSRVYITGMSNGGLMAYRLACEIPERLAAVAVVGVSMSENLYGNCSSATPLPILIILGTDDPIVPWNGGKLHFGPVELGEAVSIGETVEYWAARNGCTVRHGREYLPDADPEDGTRVWVERYSNCTDGAEVVLYGVEGGGHTWPGGYQYLPRIIIGRTSRDMDASEIIWEFFKAHRRDG from the coding sequence ATGGAACGAAAACATAAGCGGGAAATAATCCTCCTTGCAGTGCTCATCCTGCTCCTTCTGGCGTCGCTCAGCTACAACCGGGTTCTCAGGAAAACCCGTCTATATCCGGGTGATGTTAGGGGTTCGATTGTGGTGGACGGGCTGGAGAGGACTTTCATCCTCCACCTCCCAGCGAACTTCTCGGAGGACGAGCACCTGCCCCTTATAATAGCACTCCACGGCGGCGGAGGGACGGGTTTTGACATGGAGCGCCTCACCAGGGGCGGTTTTAACGAGCTCGCCGATAGGGATCGCTTCGTCGTGGTTTATCCCGACGGAATAGAAAGGCACTGGAACGACGGCCGAAACCTCTCACGTTACCGCGCCCAGCGGGAGAACATAGACGATGTGGCCTTTATCTTGGCCCTCATTGACTTCTTTGTGAATGAATACGGCGTGAACAGAAGCAGGGTTTACATCACCGGGATGTCAAACGGCGGGCTGATGGCCTACAGACTCGCCTGTGAGATTCCTGAAAGGCTGGCCGCGGTGGCCGTTGTCGGCGTCTCCATGTCCGAGAACCTGTACGGAAACTGCTCATCCGCAACACCCCTGCCAATTCTAATAATTCTTGGAACTGATGACCCCATAGTTCCGTGGAATGGGGGAAAGCTCCACTTTGGGCCGGTTGAACTTGGAGAGGCTGTTTCCATCGGGGAGACCGTTGAGTACTGGGCGGCCAGAAACGGCTGTACAGTGAGGCATGGGAGGGAATACCTTCCGGACGCCGATCCTGAAGATGGAACGCGGGTCTGGGTCGAGAGGTACTCGAACTGTACCGACGGCGCGGAGGTAGTCCTTTACGGTGTAGAGGGCGGAGGTCACACGTGGCCCGGTGGATACCAGTATCTTCCCAGAATCATCATTGGAAGGACGAGCAGGGACATGGACGCCAGCGAAATCATCTGGGAGTTCTTCAAGGCCCATCGAAGGGACGGCTGA
- a CDS encoding ferritin, whose product MLSEKMLEALNEQLNRELYSAYLYFSMAAYFEDMNLEGFANWMKAQAEEELGHALRFYNYIYDRNGRVELKAIPEPPKEWESPLAAFEAAYEHEQFISKCINELAALAEEEKDYSTRAFLEWFINEQVEEEASVKKIVDKLKFAKDSPQVLFMLDQELGQRAPKLPGLLLQAGG is encoded by the coding sequence ATGCTGAGCGAAAAGATGCTCGAAGCCCTCAACGAGCAGCTGAACAGGGAGCTTTATTCGGCTTACCTGTACTTCTCGATGGCGGCCTATTTCGAGGACATGAACCTTGAGGGCTTCGCCAACTGGATGAAGGCCCAGGCCGAGGAGGAGCTTGGCCATGCCCTGAGGTTCTACAACTACATCTACGACAGAAACGGCAGGGTCGAACTGAAGGCCATCCCGGAGCCACCAAAGGAGTGGGAGTCACCGCTTGCCGCATTTGAGGCTGCCTACGAGCACGAGCAGTTCATAAGCAAGTGCATAAACGAGCTTGCCGCACTGGCCGAGGAGGAGAAGGACTACTCGACGAGGGCCTTCCTTGAGTGGTTCATAAACGAGCAGGTCGAGGAGGAGGCGAGCGTCAAAAAGATAGTCGATAAGCTCAAGTTCGCGAAGGACAGCCCGCAGGTTCTCTTCATGCTCGATCAGGAGCTCGGCCAGAGGGCGCCAAAGCTTCCGGGGCTTCTCCTTCAGGCTGGGGGCTGA
- a CDS encoding DUF998 domain-containing protein has protein sequence MLKVLRYAGIAGGIVYWLFVAWSIGRNPWFSFFDNALSDLGDPSKASSPWIYNYGLMVTAIFVLWFSLYLILAAENKIQTVGGAYISISAIFLALIGIFHGGTRPHVFVSTYFFVQFFLGMLIYGAGTKGRLIRHGSALLFAFALLGTFIDWPSAALIETYEIALIMVFSLLIARWDESIFA, from the coding sequence ATGCTGAAGGTTCTCCGGTATGCCGGGATTGCCGGCGGAATAGTATACTGGCTCTTCGTGGCATGGAGCATAGGCAGGAATCCCTGGTTTTCGTTCTTTGATAACGCTCTCAGCGACCTGGGTGATCCATCAAAGGCTTCCTCACCGTGGATATACAACTACGGGCTGATGGTTACGGCGATCTTTGTCCTTTGGTTCTCACTCTATCTGATCCTCGCGGCAGAGAACAAGATCCAGACGGTTGGTGGAGCCTACATCAGCATCTCGGCGATATTTCTTGCCCTGATCGGAATCTTTCACGGCGGGACAAGGCCCCATGTCTTTGTCTCCACCTACTTCTTTGTCCAGTTCTTCCTGGGGATGCTGATATACGGGGCCGGAACGAAGGGGAGGCTAATAAGGCATGGCTCCGCCCTTTTGTTTGCCTTTGCTCTCCTCGGAACCTTCATAGACTGGCCCTCGGCGGCTCTCATAGAGACCTACGAGATAGCGCTGATAATGGTCTTTTCGCTCCTCATTGCTCGCTGGGATGAAAGCATTTTCGCTTAA
- a CDS encoding SufD family Fe-S cluster assembly protein has protein sequence MSHENVPSITPGALEKLTYQKYGDSPTIKSYTKWKLFEENSPLRLPIEAEAGEVPIKGNVVLSGSGAEFNLPANVQLSEGTLGLSQPEESRILGFHFYALRKAYRLRITGELIEPLVIVSHLSAKAFISHHVSIEAENVKAPIIIYDMAEEGAKSLVVELRAKNSELEILTVGRHKGLSHYLLRASLGEGASVKAFTVVSAGEMSHHREDYSLEGRGSELVLRGMPIAIGRAVDYLTNVLQYGEKTASETRVHGFSYENGWTVHRGVAKVFESARNSSSGVVSQITIMDEGSLGVSVPMLEVDTGEIESAFHSSAVRQFDEDALFYLRSRGLDSDEALSLFVHGIGEALSSHLERLRGKARGNVGELIEGLL, from the coding sequence ATGTCTCACGAGAACGTTCCCTCGATAACTCCTGGAGCCCTTGAAAAGCTCACCTACCAGAAGTACGGGGACAGCCCGACCATAAAGAGCTACACCAAGTGGAAGCTCTTCGAGGAGAACTCACCGCTCAGGCTTCCCATCGAGGCGGAAGCGGGAGAAGTTCCGATAAAGGGGAACGTCGTTTTATCGGGAAGCGGAGCGGAGTTCAACCTTCCCGCCAACGTCCAGCTGAGCGAGGGGACGCTCGGCCTCTCACAACCGGAGGAATCTAGAATCCTGGGCTTCCACTTCTACGCCCTCAGGAAGGCCTATCGGCTGAGGATTACCGGGGAATTGATAGAGCCCCTCGTTATAGTCTCCCACCTCTCCGCCAAGGCCTTTATCAGCCACCACGTCAGCATCGAGGCTGAGAACGTTAAAGCCCCGATAATAATCTACGACATGGCCGAGGAAGGGGCTAAATCCCTCGTGGTCGAGCTTAGGGCCAAAAACTCTGAGCTTGAGATTCTGACCGTTGGAAGGCACAAGGGCCTTTCTCACTATCTCCTCAGGGCGAGCCTTGGAGAGGGTGCAAGTGTTAAGGCCTTCACGGTGGTAAGCGCAGGGGAGATGAGCCACCACCGCGAGGACTACTCGCTTGAGGGCAGGGGAAGCGAGCTGGTTCTCAGGGGCATGCCGATAGCCATCGGAAGAGCCGTGGACTACCTTACGAACGTCCTCCAGTACGGAGAAAAGACTGCGAGCGAGACGAGGGTTCACGGCTTCTCCTACGAAAACGGCTGGACCGTGCACAGGGGAGTTGCCAAGGTCTTTGAGAGCGCCAGGAACTCATCGAGCGGTGTCGTGTCTCAGATAACCATAATGGACGAGGGCTCACTTGGAGTGAGCGTGCCGATGCTTGAGGTCGATACCGGAGAAATCGAGTCGGCCTTTCATTCCTCGGCGGTGAGGCAGTTCGACGAGGATGCCCTTTTCTACCTCCGGTCGAGGGGCCTCGACAGTGACGAAGCGCTCAGCCTCTTCGTCCACGGCATCGGCGAGGCCCTGAGCAGTCACCTCGAAAGGCTCCGAGGCAAGGCCAGGGGAAACGTCGGAGAGCTCATAGAGGGGCTCCTCTGA
- the sufB gene encoding Fe-S cluster assembly protein SufB produces the protein MGQQSRLEEILRAGSLEEILGTAVPYPKEIELKGELTRDMVEELSRIKNEPDWMLRHRLKALELFHKLPMPKWVVGIEELDLESLALYSKPGIGNEVKDWDDLPENIRRTFERLNIPEIEKKFLSGLTAVFDSESVYSNLKAEFEKMGIIMLPMEEAVQKYPDLVKKYFGRVFPAGEHKFSALHHALWSGGVFVYVPKGVRIPFPVEAFFVIGSALEGQFEHTLLVADEGSYIHFIEGCSAPMYKGFSFHDGMVEIYAHKNATVKFTTIQNWSRNVINFNNKRAIIESGAYVEWIEGSIGSQITYTYPSSVLKGEGARTAQYVVSLSNGPFMKDTGAKTWHLAPNTSSKIVSKSISANGGINIYRGLVRILKGAGNSTATVSCDSLILDEESRAYTYPHNQSDEPSASIIHEATTGKLGEDKLFYMNSRGISEEEAKSLIVLGFISEILEGLPFEYVEVLKKVIELEFSEVGGVG, from the coding sequence ATGGGGCAGCAGTCAAGGCTTGAGGAGATACTCAGGGCCGGTTCCCTTGAGGAAATCCTTGGAACGGCAGTTCCATATCCAAAGGAGATAGAGCTCAAGGGGGAACTCACGAGGGACATGGTCGAGGAGCTTTCGAGGATAAAGAACGAGCCGGATTGGATGCTCAGGCACCGCCTTAAGGCCCTTGAGCTGTTCCACAAGCTTCCAATGCCCAAGTGGGTGGTGGGAATAGAAGAGCTTGACCTTGAGAGCCTCGCCCTGTATTCCAAGCCGGGGATAGGCAACGAGGTCAAGGACTGGGACGACCTGCCCGAGAACATCAGGAGGACGTTTGAGAGGCTGAACATCCCGGAGATAGAGAAGAAGTTTCTGTCCGGGCTGACGGCGGTGTTCGACAGCGAGAGCGTCTACTCCAACCTCAAGGCCGAATTCGAGAAGATGGGAATCATCATGCTTCCTATGGAGGAAGCGGTTCAGAAGTACCCTGATCTAGTGAAGAAGTACTTCGGCAGAGTGTTCCCGGCGGGAGAGCACAAGTTCTCAGCTTTACACCACGCCCTCTGGAGCGGCGGCGTTTTCGTTTACGTACCGAAAGGGGTTAGGATTCCCTTCCCGGTCGAGGCCTTCTTCGTCATAGGTTCCGCCTTGGAGGGACAGTTCGAGCACACGCTGCTCGTAGCTGACGAGGGAAGCTACATACACTTCATAGAGGGCTGTAGCGCGCCGATGTACAAGGGATTCTCCTTCCACGACGGTATGGTCGAGATATACGCCCACAAAAACGCCACCGTCAAGTTCACCACGATACAGAACTGGAGCAGGAACGTGATAAACTTCAACAACAAGCGTGCGATAATAGAAAGCGGAGCTTACGTCGAGTGGATAGAGGGCAGCATCGGCAGTCAGATAACGTACACCTATCCGTCGAGCGTTCTGAAGGGCGAAGGTGCCAGAACGGCCCAGTACGTCGTCTCGCTGAGCAACGGGCCGTTCATGAAGGACACCGGAGCCAAAACCTGGCATCTGGCTCCAAACACGAGCTCGAAGATAGTCTCGAAGAGCATAAGCGCCAACGGTGGGATAAACATCTATCGCGGGCTCGTGAGAATCCTCAAGGGGGCAGGAAACTCCACAGCGACGGTCTCGTGTGACTCGCTAATCCTCGACGAGGAGAGCAGGGCCTACACCTATCCACACAACCAGAGCGATGAGCCGAGCGCGAGCATAATCCACGAGGCCACGACCGGAAAGCTCGGCGAGGACAAGCTCTTCTACATGAACTCGCGCGGCATAAGCGAGGAAGAGGCGAAGAGCCTCATAGTGCTCGGCTTCATCAGCGAAATTCTCGAAGGACTTCCCTTCGAGTACGTCGAGGTTCTCAAGAAGGTCATAGAGCTGGAGTTCAGCGAGGTTGGGGGGGTTGGTTAA
- a CDS encoding peroxiredoxin, producing the protein MVKVGEIVPDFEADAYFPEKDDIGKVKLSDYRDRWVVLAFYPADFTFVCPTELEELAEYYEEFKKEGAEILSVSTDTAYVHKAWHDTSPAIGKIKYPMLADPAGKICRLFGTYIEDEGVSWRATFIIDPDGKVVHMEMHDLSIGRSAKEILRRLRASKYVREHPGQVCPASWEPGKETLEVSLDLVGKI; encoded by the coding sequence ATGGTGAAGGTTGGAGAAATCGTTCCCGACTTTGAGGCCGATGCCTACTTCCCGGAGAAGGACGACATCGGGAAGGTTAAGCTTTCGGACTACAGGGACAGGTGGGTTGTTCTGGCGTTTTACCCTGCGGACTTTACCTTTGTCTGTCCGACGGAGCTTGAGGAGCTGGCTGAGTATTACGAAGAGTTCAAGAAAGAAGGGGCTGAGATCCTGAGCGTTTCCACCGATACCGCCTACGTCCACAAGGCCTGGCACGACACCTCACCCGCGATAGGGAAGATAAAGTACCCGATGCTCGCGGACCCTGCCGGAAAGATATGCCGCCTTTTCGGGACCTACATCGAGGACGAGGGCGTTTCATGGAGGGCGACCTTCATAATAGACCCCGATGGAAAGGTCGTCCACATGGAGATGCACGACCTAAGCATAGGAAGGAGCGCAAAGGAGATTCTGAGAAGGCTGAGGGCTTCAAAGTACGTCCGCGAGCACCCGGGACAGGTCTGCCCGGCGAGCTGGGAGCCCGGTAAGGAGACCCTTGAGGTTAGCCTCGACCTGGTAGGAAAGATATGA